The Candidatus Scalindua japonica genome includes a region encoding these proteins:
- the asnS gene encoding asparagine--tRNA ligase — translation MKRTYIVEALKGNGIDREILVKGWVRTRRDSKGGFSFIELNDGSCFNNLQIIVDAELDNYQNEVIKLFPGSSIAVTGILVKSQGGGQSVEVKANKVKVYGFCNPDEYTVGKQRVSFERLREIAHIRVRTNTFGAVTRVRNKLAKATHDFFQERGFYYINTPIITASDCEGAGEMFRVTTLDHSAIPKIEDNVDYSQDFFGKESFLTVSGQLSVECFACGLSNAYTFGPTFRAENSNTSRHLSEFWMIEPEMAFADLSDDADLAEEYLKYLITTVLEECLEDMEFFNKRIDKTILQTLTHVNESEFVRLSYTEAIDILSKSGQKFEYETNWGNDLQTEHERFLTEKEFKKPIIVTDYPRDIKAFYMKQNDDDKTVAAMDVLVPKIGEIIGGSQREDDLHKLDSRIKEQGMDLAPYWWYRDLRKFGSVPHAGFGLGFERLVQFVTGMDNIRDVIPFPRTPKSAEF, via the coding sequence ATGAAAAGGACCTACATAGTTGAAGCGCTTAAAGGAAATGGAATTGACAGGGAGATTCTGGTTAAAGGATGGGTCAGGACAAGACGTGACTCAAAAGGGGGGTTCTCTTTCATTGAACTAAATGACGGTAGCTGCTTCAATAATCTGCAGATAATTGTTGATGCAGAACTTGATAACTATCAGAATGAAGTTATCAAACTCTTTCCCGGAAGCTCAATTGCTGTAACGGGTATTCTGGTTAAGTCACAGGGGGGTGGTCAGAGTGTTGAGGTAAAAGCCAATAAAGTAAAAGTATACGGATTCTGTAATCCTGATGAGTATACAGTTGGTAAACAACGGGTCTCTTTTGAGCGTTTGCGGGAGATTGCTCATATCAGGGTCAGGACGAATACGTTCGGTGCGGTAACCCGTGTACGCAACAAATTGGCTAAAGCAACACATGACTTCTTTCAGGAACGTGGCTTTTATTATATCAATACCCCAATAATAACAGCCAGTGATTGTGAAGGTGCGGGAGAAATGTTCAGGGTAACGACACTTGACCATTCTGCAATACCTAAAATTGAAGACAATGTAGATTACAGTCAGGACTTTTTCGGTAAAGAATCTTTTCTGACCGTAAGCGGCCAATTAAGCGTAGAGTGTTTTGCCTGTGGTTTGAGTAATGCGTACACCTTTGGGCCTACTTTCAGAGCTGAAAATTCAAATACCTCCCGCCATTTATCAGAGTTCTGGATGATAGAGCCAGAGATGGCTTTCGCTGACCTCAGTGATGATGCCGATCTTGCTGAAGAGTATTTAAAGTATCTTATTACTACTGTCCTTGAAGAATGTCTTGAGGATATGGAGTTCTTTAATAAACGTATTGATAAAACCATTCTGCAAACTCTTACCCATGTCAATGAAAGCGAATTTGTCCGTCTTAGCTATACCGAAGCTATTGACATACTAAGTAAGTCGGGGCAGAAATTTGAATATGAAACGAACTGGGGTAATGATTTGCAGACAGAACATGAGCGTTTTCTTACTGAAAAGGAATTTAAAAAGCCGATAATAGTTACCGATTATCCCAGGGACATTAAGGCTTTTTATATGAAACAGAATGATGATGATAAGACTGTTGCGGCCATGGACGTACTTGTTCCCAAAATTGGTGAGATAATCGGCGGTTCGCAAAGAGAAGACGATCTACATAAACTTGATTCGCGTATCAAGGAACAGGGAATGGATCTGGCACCATACTGGTGGTACCGGGACCTGAGGAAGTTTGGCTCAGTGCCTCATGCCGGCTTTGGGCTTGGTTTTGAACGGTTGGTACAATTTGTTACCGGCATGGACAATATTCGCGATGTAATCCCTTTTCCTCGAACACCGAAATCAGCTGAATTTTAG
- the cobD gene encoding threonine-phosphate decarboxylase CobD, with the protein MLNGHGGNIKQICNTYGLNPDEIIDFSASINPLGYPEVVRKEVFEQFNDILNYPESRCTDLRESIARKISCNKSNVIIGNGSNELFYLIPRALKPERGVLLHPTFGEFKDSFSNSNINVVEIINDDKDFPLINNNISRLKSVDDCMVFLCNPNNPTGQLTRKEDIIELVNDNPNRLIVIDEAFMDFVEDDGKYSVIKNAPLMDNLIVVRSLTKFYGFPGLRLGYLVANESIVNKLLQYKEPWTVNTMAQVAGIAAINDEEFAANTRKYISSEKTFLYNGLKGLNSIQPFQPTVNFILVRIEDCRTTSSEIQNCLMKNNILIRNCSNFVGLDERFFRVAVKTREQNMKLLSALELIIGDTATKENNRKDSAPEFVTG; encoded by the coding sequence ATGCTTAACGGACACGGTGGTAACATAAAACAGATATGTAATACGTATGGATTGAATCCGGACGAGATCATTGATTTCAGTGCAAGTATAAACCCGCTTGGATACCCTGAAGTTGTTCGAAAGGAGGTATTTGAGCAATTCAACGATATTCTGAACTATCCAGAAAGTCGGTGTACAGACCTGAGAGAATCTATTGCCAGGAAAATTTCTTGTAATAAGTCAAACGTAATTATTGGTAATGGATCAAATGAACTGTTTTATCTGATTCCCCGTGCTTTGAAACCTGAGAGGGGTGTACTTTTACATCCCACATTTGGTGAATTTAAAGACTCGTTTTCTAACTCAAACATAAATGTTGTTGAGATTATAAATGATGATAAGGACTTTCCATTAATTAACAATAATATCTCAAGACTGAAAAGTGTTGATGACTGCATGGTTTTTTTGTGCAACCCGAACAATCCTACAGGGCAACTTACCCGTAAGGAAGATATAATTGAACTTGTGAATGATAATCCAAACCGTCTGATTGTTATTGATGAAGCATTTATGGACTTTGTTGAGGATGATGGAAAGTATAGTGTTATTAAAAATGCTCCCTTAATGGATAACCTGATAGTTGTCAGATCGTTAACTAAATTTTACGGATTCCCGGGCCTGAGACTTGGATATCTTGTCGCAAATGAATCTATAGTTAATAAATTATTGCAATACAAAGAGCCATGGACAGTTAATACAATGGCTCAGGTAGCAGGAATAGCGGCAATTAATGATGAAGAGTTCGCTGCTAATACACGAAAGTATATATCTTCTGAAAAAACCTTTCTATATAACGGATTAAAAGGATTAAATAGTATACAGCCATTTCAACCAACGGTTAATTTTATACTGGTGAGGATCGAAGATTGCAGAACAACATCATCGGAAATCCAAAACTGCTTAATGAAAAACAATATTCTTATAAGAAATTGTTCGAATTTTGTGGGTCTTGATGAACGGTTTTTTCGTGTTGCTGTCAAAACCAGGGAACAGAACATGAAACTGCTGAGTGCGCTGGAATTAATAATAGGCGATACGGCTACTAAAGAAAATAACCGAAAGGATTCTGCCCCGGAGTTTGTTACCGGATAG
- a CDS encoding type II toxin-antitoxin system VapC family toxin → MITSIDTNILLDILLVDNKFALDSKNLIDFYNQKGQLIICELVYAELSSQFPSDKELSKFLNDTSIKLVYSNEKSLALSGERWKKYSRSRKNTHQCHSCGKKFSIHCPHCKHNVRVRQHIISDFIIAAHALNQATLLLSRDRGFLKSCFSDLEVKGKLP, encoded by the coding sequence ATGATCACCTCTATAGACACGAATATTCTTCTTGATATTTTACTGGTAGATAATAAATTTGCTTTAGATTCAAAAAATCTGATTGATTTCTATAATCAAAAAGGTCAATTAATAATTTGCGAATTAGTCTATGCTGAGCTTTCATCTCAATTTCCTTCAGATAAGGAATTAAGTAAATTCCTGAATGATACATCTATAAAACTGGTCTATTCAAATGAAAAGAGTCTTGCTCTATCAGGTGAAAGATGGAAAAAATATTCGAGAAGCAGAAAGAACACTCACCAATGTCATTCTTGTGGGAAAAAATTTTCCATTCATTGTCCGCATTGTAAGCATAATGTTAGAGTGAGACAACATATTATTAGTGATTTCATTATTGCTGCTCATGCTCTTAATCAAGCGACACTCCTTCTTTCCAGAGACCGAGGGTTTTTGAAGTCGTGCTTTTCTGATCTTGAGGTTAAGGGAAAATTACCCTGA
- a CDS encoding AbrB/MazE/SpoVT family DNA-binding domain-containing protein — translation MLVSKLTSKGQITIPRKVRERLGISTGDKIQFKEKNGIFIIKKSVKESPFDKWIGYLKDKNKNTDTIIEEIRGR, via the coding sequence ATGCTTGTCTCTAAACTAACATCAAAAGGACAAATTACGATACCAAGAAAAGTAAGAGAGCGGCTTGGTATCAGCACAGGAGATAAAATTCAATTTAAGGAAAAGAACGGTATCTTTATTATTAAAAAAAGTGTTAAAGAGTCACCTTTTGACAAATGGATTGGGTATCTGAAGGATAAGAATAAGAACACAGACACTATTATTGAGGAAATCAGGGGAAGATGA
- a CDS encoding CopG family antitoxin, which translates to MLLRFIENFSVEYMQDSTEVLDWKKARKVVLPNLKPSVKTISLRLPESMLEELKLLTNKRDVP; encoded by the coding sequence ATGCTTCTGAGATTTATTGAAAATTTTAGCGTTGAATATATGCAGGATTCTACTGAAGTTCTGGATTGGAAAAAGGCAAGAAAAGTCGTATTGCCTAATTTAAAGCCATCAGTTAAGACAATTTCTTTACGGCTCCCGGAGTCAATGCTGGAAGAGCTTAAACTATTGACAAATAAACGGGATGTACCATAG
- a CDS encoding DUF4160 domain-containing protein, producing the protein MYWRDHAPPHFHAKYGE; encoded by the coding sequence ATGTACTGGCGTGATCATGCACCACCGCATTTTCATGCTAAATATGGAGAGTAA
- a CDS encoding DUF2442 domain-containing protein, with translation MILHVKEAKYIHGYVIWLKFNDGTKGEVDLKDELYGEVFEPLKEIDKFKKFKGDSELETVVWDNGADMAPEFLYNKMSILT, from the coding sequence ATGATCCTTCACGTTAAAGAGGCAAAATATATACATGGCTATGTTATTTGGTTAAAGTTCAATGATGGTACAAAAGGAGAAGTCGATTTAAAAGATGAACTTTATGGTGAAGTATTTGAACCATTGAAGGAAATAGATAAGTTTAAGAAATTCAAGGGTGATTCTGAACTGGAAACAGTTGTCTGGGATAATGGAGCTGATATGGCACCTGAATTCTTATATAACAAAATGTCAATCCTGACATAA
- the thyX gene encoding FAD-dependent thymidylate synthase, protein MGQSNLKVILLNHTKDPEDLIAHAAKLCYSPSSLEELKEKIERSDNKKFIEKLLQMGHMSPLEHVSFNFGIEGISRGCSHQLVRHRIASYSQQSQRYVGEHSKDLRGEDTFDFIIPPAIINAGKKEWFQDKMRDIQKWYDELVEALGDSGEKSNEDARFLLPNAAETKIIVTMNARELLHFFSVRCCNRAQWEIRELATEMLKLVRNIVSGIFSKSGPNCISGPCTEGKMTCGKIDEVREKFKDL, encoded by the coding sequence ATGGGACAATCCAATCTAAAAGTTATTTTATTGAATCATACAAAAGATCCTGAAGATTTAATCGCCCATGCAGCCAAACTGTGCTATAGCCCAAGTTCCTTAGAGGAACTAAAAGAAAAAATTGAGAGGTCAGACAATAAAAAGTTTATTGAAAAGCTTCTTCAAATGGGACATATGTCTCCTCTTGAGCATGTGTCGTTCAATTTTGGTATCGAAGGAATATCCAGAGGCTGCTCCCACCAGCTTGTCAGACACAGAATAGCATCGTATTCTCAACAAAGCCAGAGATATGTGGGCGAACACAGTAAAGACCTGCGTGGAGAAGATACATTTGATTTCATTATACCACCGGCTATTATAAATGCCGGGAAAAAAGAGTGGTTTCAAGATAAAATGAGGGACATACAGAAATGGTATGATGAACTGGTAGAAGCATTAGGGGATTCCGGAGAAAAATCGAATGAAGACGCCCGCTTTCTTCTTCCGAATGCTGCAGAAACCAAAATCATAGTCACAATGAATGCCAGAGAACTGCTCCATTTCTTCAGTGTCAGATGCTGTAATCGTGCTCAATGGGAAATAAGGGAGCTTGCTACTGAAATGCTAAAACTAGTAAGAAATATAGTATCCGGTATTTTCTCCAAATCAGGCCCAAATTGCATCTCAGGCCCATGTACAGAGGGCAAAATGACTTGCGGGAAGATCGATGAAGTAAGAGAGAAGTTTAAGGATTTATAA
- the cobO gene encoding cob(I)yrinic acid a,c-diamide adenosyltransferase gives MKNGLIMVYTGNGKGKTTASMGQALRAVGQGLKVLMIQFIKGTWDYGELESIKRLGPDFQIKPLGKGFVCSNSKLSDNEALENINKSWEEAEIEVYSDKYDMVILDEINYVIDYGLLSVDNVLSLLEKKPKRLHIILTGRNAHKEVVDKADLVTEMLEIKHQYSRGIKAQKGIEF, from the coding sequence ATGAAGAATGGACTGATAATGGTATACACTGGTAACGGAAAAGGGAAAACAACGGCTTCAATGGGTCAAGCATTAAGGGCTGTTGGACAGGGGCTGAAAGTATTGATGATCCAGTTTATTAAGGGAACCTGGGACTATGGCGAACTGGAATCAATAAAAAGGCTCGGTCCCGATTTCCAGATTAAACCTCTGGGAAAAGGGTTTGTTTGTTCAAATTCAAAATTAAGTGACAATGAAGCGTTAGAAAATATTAACAAATCATGGGAAGAAGCAGAGATTGAGGTCTATTCAGATAAATATGATATGGTAATACTGGATGAGATCAACTATGTCATAGACTATGGCCTGTTATCAGTTGATAATGTGTTATCATTACTCGAAAAAAAACCAAAGCGACTCCATATAATCTTAACTGGAAGGAATGCTCACAAAGAGGTGGTTGATAAAGCTGATTTAGTTACTGAAATGCTAGAAATCAAGCACCAATATTCCAGAGGCATAAAAGCTCAAAAGGGCATTGAATTTTAA